From Peptococcaceae bacterium, one genomic window encodes:
- a CDS encoding MGMT family protein: MSKKSFNEKLNNTKELPKVQFVGADNKMAKRFGCGNMLIAAPIEYDEVMKRIPEGKLITSDEIRAFLAKKHNADFTCQLTAGIFINIAANASQERENSGSSEITPYWRTLKKGGELNEKYPGGIDKQRLLLEMEGHEIIQKGKRYFVKDYQKALHQL, encoded by the coding sequence ATGTCCAAAAAATCATTTAATGAAAAACTTAATAACACCAAAGAACTGCCTAAGGTACAATTTGTAGGTGCTGACAATAAAATGGCCAAGCGCTTTGGCTGTGGCAATATGCTTATTGCAGCGCCTATCGAATATGATGAGGTAATGAAGAGGATACCCGAAGGTAAGCTTATTACTTCTGATGAAATCAGAGCATTTCTTGCCAAAAAGCATAATGCTGATTTCACTTGTCAGCTTACTGCGGGAATTTTTATAAACATCGCTGCAAATGCATCACAGGAACGAGAAAATTCAGGAAGTAGTGAAATAACACCATATTGGCGCACCTTGAAAAAGGGCGGTGAGTTAAACGAAAAGTATCCAGGTGGTATAGACAAACAAAGGTTATTATTAGAAATGGAGGGGCATGAAATAATACAGAAAGGCAAAAGGTATTTTGTAAAGGACTATCAAAAAGCGTTACATCAATTGTAA
- a CDS encoding transposase zinc-binding domain-containing protein, producing MLELQDVFSRFGVRFIDSHFIHYEGLNAINAIRNCRTSSLGGHVDVCDSCGCSKVSYNSCRNRNCPKCGNLNKEQWILDRKSELLPVRYFHVVFTVPHKLNGLFLSNQDLMYSLLFKAASETLSKLALDKKFLGAQIGVTMVLHTWGQNLSFHPHVHCIVPGGGLSPSGLSFVRSRKKFFIPVKVLSKVFRGKFLFYLKKAFVKIKLRFSGESLQYAEKSSFQSLLDSLYDTSWVVYCKKPFK from the coding sequence ATGCTTGAGTTGCAAGATGTTTTTTCCCGCTTCGGTGTTCGTTTTATTGATTCTCATTTTATTCATTATGAAGGCTTGAATGCTATAAATGCGATTAGAAATTGTAGGACTTCTTCTCTGGGAGGTCATGTGGATGTTTGTGATTCCTGCGGATGTTCCAAGGTCTCATATAATTCTTGCCGGAACAGGAATTGTCCTAAATGCGGTAATTTGAATAAGGAGCAGTGGATTTTGGATCGAAAGTCTGAGCTTTTGCCAGTCCGGTATTTCCATGTTGTTTTCACTGTACCTCATAAACTTAATGGTTTGTTTCTCTCTAACCAGGATTTGATGTACTCTCTTCTTTTTAAGGCGGCATCAGAAACTCTCTCCAAACTTGCTCTGGATAAAAAGTTTTTGGGAGCTCAGATCGGCGTGACGATGGTACTTCATACATGGGGACAAAACCTTTCTTTCCATCCCCATGTCCACTGTATTGTTCCTGGGGGTGGTCTTTCTCCTTCCGGCTTATCTTTTGTGCGTTCGAGAAAAAAGTTCTTTATTCCTGTAAAGGTTTTGTCCAAGGTGTTCCGGGGCAAGTTCCTTTTCTACTTGAAAAAGGCTTTTGTGAAAATCAAATTAAGGTTCTCTGGAGAATCGCTTCAATATGCCGAAAAATCTAGTTTTCAGTCTTTGCTCGATTCTCTATATGATACTTCCTGGGTAGTCTACTGCAAGAAGCCTTTTAAGTAG
- a CDS encoding site-specific integrase translates to MQDYLQLMMTSMELRGFAKSTQKNYLAHIRRFTQFCGKHPAAAGYDDVRAFLHHAICKRKLSSAYVNSAYGAIKFFFQSALCRKWNMLHVPRVKKRSFLPVILSPQEVFQIINSTNNLKHKAILSTIYSAGLRVSEAAHLKVSDIDSSQMRIFIRQSKGNKDRYSILSEKNLSLLREYWKLYRPKSWLFPGVPDSKPISARTIQSVFHNALVTAGIFKDVSVHTLRHCFATHLLNNGPSILQIKNLLGHSDIQTTSIYLHLTHAQVLGLKSPLDFAIRGDFDA, encoded by the coding sequence ATGCAAGATTATCTTCAATTGATGATGACCTCCATGGAGCTAAGGGGCTTTGCCAAAAGCACTCAAAAAAACTATCTGGCACACATCCGCCGTTTTACGCAATTTTGCGGCAAACACCCTGCAGCAGCCGGCTATGACGATGTCAGGGCTTTTCTTCATCATGCTATTTGCAAAAGAAAACTGAGCTCAGCTTACGTTAATTCTGCCTATGGAGCTATTAAATTCTTTTTTCAGTCGGCTCTATGCCGGAAATGGAATATGCTTCATGTCCCCAGAGTGAAAAAGAGGTCTTTTCTTCCGGTAATTTTATCTCCCCAGGAAGTTTTTCAGATTATTAATTCTACTAATAATCTCAAACACAAAGCTATTCTTTCTACGATTTATTCAGCTGGGCTTCGGGTCAGTGAAGCTGCCCATTTGAAAGTTTCCGATATTGATAGTTCCCAGATGCGTATCTTTATTCGTCAATCTAAAGGAAATAAGGACCGTTATTCGATTCTGTCAGAGAAGAATCTTTCTCTTCTTCGTGAATACTGGAAACTGTATCGTCCTAAATCCTGGCTCTTTCCAGGTGTTCCTGATTCTAAGCCAATTTCTGCCCGGACAATCCAATCCGTTTTTCATAATGCCCTTGTCACTGCCGGGATTTTTAAGGATGTTTCTGTTCATACTCTACGCCATTGTTTTGCTACACACCTTTTAAATAATGGTCCCAGCATCCTGCAAATTAAGAATCTGCTGGGTCATTCCGATATTCAAACTACTTCTATATACCTGCATCTTACTCACGCTCAGGTTCTTGGCCTAAAAAGTCCCCTGGATTTTGCCATTAGGGGTGACTTTGATGCTTGA